From the genome of Argentina anserina chromosome 4, drPotAnse1.1, whole genome shotgun sequence, one region includes:
- the LOC126791289 gene encoding leucine--tRNA ligase, cytoplasmic-like isoform X2: protein MDRSKPALRKLATEGENILLEIKILLEIEAEVREWWEEKGVFVHAHQSPDNPHYPSDDELGDDRKKWFENYLFGGLSRRAFLISKLECCSAYHRLRNDDVPWNVKSSGADELPEKIIHLLIGEPPVFPTVWRAAYSTDAMRLSLACSCDGGDSPRILFNTANSAIRKLTKEMSWISEQLAYMAAAADSSSFVRRIRRDGPPSTFADKVFANEIDIAVHNSDHYYQACMFQEALIAGFLQLQAARDWYRVSCGPCGMNHDLVLRYIDVHTRLIAPICPHYSEYVWREYLKQEGFVVTNSGWPAADAPDLILQSANKYLQDLIEFMRELETKFQELDDGIYDATEEEKKAVGLIYVKEEVDGWEAKCLRILQDNFDTETKTFSAPDEDMLDGLISYIYGDFTIRQDIDYRQTEQLCTSFLKLKKEEAVNFGADALELKLPFGEIEVLQENLDLIKREIGLHAVKVQAYSGTNGLEDFTLDSPPSPGRPAAALVSRDFYEKMERTAPGVWEFKRHQFSDKVLTPTSRPPSELLYQQKKKHPFKLFQEKMEHSDLREPKPNDDQLPDKILAPLYHPPYELLFQGSFKKAKRTASVEDKWLLIWLHSWCLYTANLRRLIKTPGLMKLSQKSSALILSSGRKICTYYNLVYTPVVLIIDPISGENMRSWYGMVQPECLLKDLLVQFLENSPKDHHHPGEESSQPQLEESDDDSVGDKIDEEDEELQWALVASLKA from the exons ATGGACAGATCCAAACCTGCTCTTAGGAAATTGGCAA CCGAAGGTGAGAACATTCTCCTAGAGATTAAGATTCTTCTAGAGATTGAAGCAGAGGTTCGAGAATGGTGGGAAGAGAAAGGCGTTTTTGTCCATGCTCATCAATCTCCTGACAACCCTCACTATCCAAGTGATGATGAACTGGGGGATGATCGGAAGAAGTGGTTTGAAAACTACCTGTTTGGTGGTTTATCACGACGGGCATTCCTAATCTCTAAGCTAGAGTGTTGTTCAGCTTATCATAGATTAAGAAATGATGATGTGCCATGGAATGTCAAATCCTCAGGCGCAGACGAACTTCCAGAGAAGATTATACATCTGTTGATTGGAGAACCACCAGTATTTCCAACAGTTTGGAGAGCTGCCTATTCTACTGATGCCATGAGACTCTCCTTGGCTTGTTCTTGTGATGGTGGTGATTCTCCTAGAATATTATTTAATACTGCAAATTCTGCTATCCGAAAGCTCACTAAAGAGATGTCATGGATTAGTGAACAACTAGCTTATATGGCTGCTGCTGCagactcttcttcttttgtgaGAAGAATCAGAAGAGATGGCCCCCCCAGTACTTTTGCGGACAAGGTGTTTGCGAATGAGATCGATATCGCTGTACATAACAGTGATCATTATTACCAAGCTTGTATGTTTCAAGAAGCCCTGATTGCTGGCTTTCTTCAACTTCAAGCTGCCAGGGACTGGTATAGGGTTTCCTGCGGACCTTGTGGTATGAACCATGATTTGGTGCTACGCTATATTGATGTGCACACACGGCTAATTGCTCCAATCTGTCCACACTATAGTGAATATGTCTGGCGGGAATATTTGAAACAGGAGGGGTTTGTAGTAACTAATTCAGGCTGGCCTGCCGCTGATGCCCCGGATTTGATACTCCAAAGTGCCAATAAGTATTTGCAAGATCTAATTGAATTTATGAGGGAGCTTGAAACGAAATTCCAAGAGTTAGATGATGGTATATATGATGcgacagaagaagaaaagaaagcaGTAGGTTTGATATATGTTAAGGAGGAAGTTGATGGATGGGAAGCAAAGTGCTTGAGGATACTCCAAGATAACTTTGAcactgaaacaaagacttttTCTGCTCCGGACGAGGACATGCTAGATGGATTGATATCATACATCTATGGTGATTTTACCATTCGCCAGGATATAGATTATAGGCAAACTGAACAGCTATGTACGTCATTTCtgaagttgaagaaggaagaaGCAGTAAATTTTGGGGCTGATGCCTTAGAGTTGAAACTACCATTCGGAGAGATTGAGGTCCTTCAAGAAAACTTGGACTTGATTAAGAGAGAAATCGGCCTTCACGCGGTTAAGGTACAAGCTTATTCTGGCACCAATGGTCTTGAAGATTTTACACTGGATAGTCCTCCATCCCCTGGACGGCCAGCTGCAGCCTTGGTGAGCCG TGACTTCTATGAGAAAATGGAACGTACTGCTCCTGGAGTATGGGAATTCAAACGTCATCAGTTCTCAGATAAAGTTCTTACTCCCACGTCTCGTCCTCCCTCTGAGCTATTGTACCAGCAGAAAAAGAAACATCCATTTAAGTTGTTCCAGGAGAAAATGGAACATTCTGATCTTAGAGAACCAAAACCGAATGATGATCAACTCCCAGATAAAATTCTTGCTCCATTATATCATCCTCCCTATGAGCTATTGTTTCAGGGCTCATTCAAGAAG GCAAAACGTACTGCTTCTGTTGAGGACAAATGGCTCCTG ATATGGCTTCACTCCTGGTGTTTATATACTGCTAACTTGCGAAGATTAATCAAGACACCTGGGCTAATGAAGCTGTCTCAAAAATCATCAGCACTAATTTTATCTTCTGGCAG GAAAATTTGCACCTACTACAACTTGGTATATACACCTGTAGTACTTATCATTGACCCCATAAGTGGTGAAAATATGCGTTCGTGGTATGGAATGGTTCAACCAGAATGTCTGCTGAAG GATCTATTAGTacaatttttggaaaatagccCCAAGGATCACCATCATCCAGGAGAAGAAAGTTCTCAACCTCAGCTAGAGGAAAGTGAcg ATGATTCGGTTGGAGATAAaattgatgaagaagatgaggaaCTGCAGTGGGCATTGGTAGCTTCCTTGAAAGCATGA
- the LOC126791289 gene encoding leucine--tRNA ligase, cytoplasmic-like isoform X1 — protein MDRSKPALRKLATEGENILLEIKILLEIEAEVREWWEEKGVFVHAHQSPDNPHYPSDDELGDDRKKWFENYLFGGLSRRAFLISKLECCSAYHRLRNDDVPWNVKSSGADELPEKIIHLLIGEPPVFPTVWRAAYSTDAMRLSLACSCDGGDSPRILFNTANSAIRKLTKEMSWISEQLAYMAAAADSSSFVRRIRRDGPPSTFADKVFANEIDIAVHNSDHYYQACMFQEALIAGFLQLQAARDWYRVSCGPCGMNHDLVLRYIDVHTRLIAPICPHYSEYVWREYLKQEGFVVTNSGWPAADAPDLILQSANKYLQDLIEFMRELETKFQELDDGIYDATEEEKKAVGLIYVKEEVDGWEAKCLRILQDNFDTETKTFSAPDEDMLDGLISYIYGDFTIRQDIDYRQTEQLCTSFLKLKKEEAVNFGADALELKLPFGEIEVLQENLDLIKREIGLHAVKVQAYSGTNGLEDFTLDSPPSPGRPAAALVSRDFYEKMERTAPGVWEFKRHQFSDKVLTPTSRPPSELLYQQKKKHPFKLFQEKMEHSDLREPKPNDDQLPDKILAPLYHPPYELLFQGSFKKAKRTASVEDKWLLVNLQSTKEISSHMINQDTWANEAVSKIISTNFIFWQAYDDSNEVRKICTYYNLVYTPVVLIIDPISGENMRSWYGMVQPECLLKDLLVQFLENSPKDHHHPGEESSQPQLEESDDDSVGDKIDEEDEELQWALVASLKA, from the exons ATGGACAGATCCAAACCTGCTCTTAGGAAATTGGCAA CCGAAGGTGAGAACATTCTCCTAGAGATTAAGATTCTTCTAGAGATTGAAGCAGAGGTTCGAGAATGGTGGGAAGAGAAAGGCGTTTTTGTCCATGCTCATCAATCTCCTGACAACCCTCACTATCCAAGTGATGATGAACTGGGGGATGATCGGAAGAAGTGGTTTGAAAACTACCTGTTTGGTGGTTTATCACGACGGGCATTCCTAATCTCTAAGCTAGAGTGTTGTTCAGCTTATCATAGATTAAGAAATGATGATGTGCCATGGAATGTCAAATCCTCAGGCGCAGACGAACTTCCAGAGAAGATTATACATCTGTTGATTGGAGAACCACCAGTATTTCCAACAGTTTGGAGAGCTGCCTATTCTACTGATGCCATGAGACTCTCCTTGGCTTGTTCTTGTGATGGTGGTGATTCTCCTAGAATATTATTTAATACTGCAAATTCTGCTATCCGAAAGCTCACTAAAGAGATGTCATGGATTAGTGAACAACTAGCTTATATGGCTGCTGCTGCagactcttcttcttttgtgaGAAGAATCAGAAGAGATGGCCCCCCCAGTACTTTTGCGGACAAGGTGTTTGCGAATGAGATCGATATCGCTGTACATAACAGTGATCATTATTACCAAGCTTGTATGTTTCAAGAAGCCCTGATTGCTGGCTTTCTTCAACTTCAAGCTGCCAGGGACTGGTATAGGGTTTCCTGCGGACCTTGTGGTATGAACCATGATTTGGTGCTACGCTATATTGATGTGCACACACGGCTAATTGCTCCAATCTGTCCACACTATAGTGAATATGTCTGGCGGGAATATTTGAAACAGGAGGGGTTTGTAGTAACTAATTCAGGCTGGCCTGCCGCTGATGCCCCGGATTTGATACTCCAAAGTGCCAATAAGTATTTGCAAGATCTAATTGAATTTATGAGGGAGCTTGAAACGAAATTCCAAGAGTTAGATGATGGTATATATGATGcgacagaagaagaaaagaaagcaGTAGGTTTGATATATGTTAAGGAGGAAGTTGATGGATGGGAAGCAAAGTGCTTGAGGATACTCCAAGATAACTTTGAcactgaaacaaagacttttTCTGCTCCGGACGAGGACATGCTAGATGGATTGATATCATACATCTATGGTGATTTTACCATTCGCCAGGATATAGATTATAGGCAAACTGAACAGCTATGTACGTCATTTCtgaagttgaagaaggaagaaGCAGTAAATTTTGGGGCTGATGCCTTAGAGTTGAAACTACCATTCGGAGAGATTGAGGTCCTTCAAGAAAACTTGGACTTGATTAAGAGAGAAATCGGCCTTCACGCGGTTAAGGTACAAGCTTATTCTGGCACCAATGGTCTTGAAGATTTTACACTGGATAGTCCTCCATCCCCTGGACGGCCAGCTGCAGCCTTGGTGAGCCG TGACTTCTATGAGAAAATGGAACGTACTGCTCCTGGAGTATGGGAATTCAAACGTCATCAGTTCTCAGATAAAGTTCTTACTCCCACGTCTCGTCCTCCCTCTGAGCTATTGTACCAGCAGAAAAAGAAACATCCATTTAAGTTGTTCCAGGAGAAAATGGAACATTCTGATCTTAGAGAACCAAAACCGAATGATGATCAACTCCCAGATAAAATTCTTGCTCCATTATATCATCCTCCCTATGAGCTATTGTTTCAGGGCTCATTCAAGAAG GCAAAACGTACTGCTTCTGTTGAGGACAAATGGCTCCTGGTAAACTTGCAATCGACTAAGGAAATCAGCTCACATATG ATTAATCAAGACACCTGGGCTAATGAAGCTGTCTCAAAAATCATCAGCACTAATTTTATCTTCTGGCAG GCGTATGATGATTCAAATGAAGTCAGGAAAATTTGCACCTACTACAACTTGGTATATACACCTGTAGTACTTATCATTGACCCCATAAGTGGTGAAAATATGCGTTCGTGGTATGGAATGGTTCAACCAGAATGTCTGCTGAAG GATCTATTAGTacaatttttggaaaatagccCCAAGGATCACCATCATCCAGGAGAAGAAAGTTCTCAACCTCAGCTAGAGGAAAGTGAcg ATGATTCGGTTGGAGATAAaattgatgaagaagatgaggaaCTGCAGTGGGCATTGGTAGCTTCCTTGAAAGCATGA